Genomic DNA from Streptomyces sp. NBC_01571:
TGACTATCCCGACCTCGATCCCGCTCTGCAGGTCAATCTCGTGTGGTCGCCGACGACCGGCATCACCCACGAGAGCATTCCGGCCATCCCTGAAGAGATCTCCTCTCTGATGGAGGAGGTCTCGACCGAGGGAAAGCTCGCCGAATGACAGGTGAGGGCCTGGCCGGGGCACGGGAGGGCGCGTCGGTGGTGATCGACGTGTCCGTGTCCGACTCCCCCTTGGGCGCCCCCTTCGAGGAGACCACACTCGTGCCCGGGTCCGACGCGGAGAACGCCGGGACGCGCTTCGTCGAACGGCCCCCGCACCAGCGGTGATTCCAGTGGGCCCCTGTCGACAAGACAGGGGCCCCGCCCTTGCCGCGGCAGCCTCACCCCACGCAGGCACGGACCCTGTCTGAGCCCTCCTTTTCCGAATCGCCCCCCTACGAGATCCCCGCGCGGAAGAATCGGCACGACATGTTCCACCCCAAGGAAGCCACCGTTTTCCGTCCCGCTCCCCACGAGGAGCCGACCGGCGTCTACCTCATCGACCCGGTCCGCAGTGCGATCGGCTTCTCCGCCCGACGCGCCATGATCGCCGACGTACGCGGGCACTTCACCGCGTTCGAGGGGCTCCTCAAGCTCGACGGAGCCCGTCCCACCCGCTCCGAGGCCTACCTCAGTGTCCAGACGGGCAGCGTGGACACGGGGTCCCGGGAGCGCGACGCACACGTCACCGGACCGGAGTTCCTGGACGCCGAGACGTTTCCTCTCATGAGCTTCCGTTCCACCGGAGTCCTCGACGCCGGTGACGATCGGCTCCGGCTGGCGGGGTGCCTCCGGATCAAGGACGGCGAGCTCCCTGTCCATCTCGACCTCGAGTTCCGTGCGCCGAGCCGGGACGCGTACGGACGCGACCGAGTCGGCTGCGAAGGTACGGTCACCCCGCGGCGCTCCGCCCCTGGCCCCGACGGCAATCCCGCTCCGGGACCAGGGGGACTCCTGATCAGCGACAGGGTGCGGCTGATCCTCGACCTCTCCGCCGTACGGACACGGCCGTGTCAGCCTCTGTGATCACCGGTGAGCGCCTTGTACTCCTGCGCCGTCGGCTTGGTGATCTGCGCGCCCTCGCCGTAGAAACGCCGGCTGAGCCGGGCGCGCAGTCGCTGGGCCGGGCGCGATCCGGCAGCAGGCTCTTCCCCGTCGCCCGTTCCGCCGGGACCGATCGGCCGGTACTGCTCGTGCTGGGTGAGGACGTGCAGTCGTTCTTGGCTGAGCGGCTCGTGCACCTCGACGAACTCACCGTGCGGCAGACGCCTGATCGTGCCGGTCTCGCGTCCGTGCAGGACTTCGTCGCGGTCCGCGCGCTGGAGACCCAGCGCCCACCGTCGTGCTACGGCGTAGGCGGCGGGGGGCACGACGAACAGGGCGATGCGCACCGCCCACGTCACTGATTCGACCCCGACGTGCAGGCGAACGGCGATGATGTCGTTCGCGGCTCCGACGAGGGCCACCAGATAGAAGCTGATCCATGCCACGCCGAGGCCCGCTCGCACCGGGCGGTTGCGCGGCCTGTCGAGGACGTGCTGGTCACGATCGTCGCCCGTCACCCATGCCTCGAGGAACGGGTACGCGCCCATGGCGACGAAGAGTCCGGCTCCCACCAGCAGCGGGACCAGGTTGTCGAGAGCCAGTGTGTGGCCCCAGAAGTCGACTTCCCAGCCCGGCATGACGCGCAGGAGCCCGTCGGCCACACCCATGTACCAGTCGGGTTGGGACCCCGCCGAGACCTGGTCGGCGCGATGGGGGCCGTACTGCCAGACGGGGTTGATCTGCGCGAAGGCGGCGACGAGGAGTATGCCGCCGGCGACCAGGAAGAAGAATCCCGCGGACTTCACGGCACGCACCTTGAACGGAAGGCCCACGACGTTCCGGTTGTCGCGCCCCGCACCCGGATACTGGGTGTGCCTGTGGCGGAGGGCCAGGACCACATGCGCGACGACCAGCCCCACCATGAGGGCAGGGATGATCAGCACGTGAAGGGTGTTGAAACGCGCGACCAGGTCGTCGCCCGGGAACTCACCCCCGAAAAGGAACATCGAGAGATACGTTCCGACGATGGGCACGGAGAGAATGGTTCCGTTCACGACCGCGAGGCCGGTCCCGGACAGCAGATCGTCCGGAAGGTCGTACCCTGTCAGGCCCGCGAACATTCCCAGGACCAACAGCAGGAAACCGAAAACCCAGTTGAGCTCACGAGGCTTTCGGAACGCTCCGGTGAAGAACACCCGCAACATGTGGACCAGCATCGCGGCGACGAAGACCAGCGCCGCCCAGTGGTGGACCTGTCGGATGAGCAGGCCACCGCGTACGTCGAAGGAGATGTGCAGGGTCGAGTCGAACGCGTCCGACACCGTCTGCCCGCGCAGCGGGGCGTAACTGCCCTGATACGTCACCTCCTTCATCGACGGATGGAAGTACAGCGTGAGATACACGCCTGTGACGACGATGACGAGAAAGCTGTAGAGGCATATCTCGCCGAGCAGGAACGACCAGTGGTCCGGGAACGCTCTTCGCGCTCTCTCCCTGAGCCGACCGTGCACACCCAGGCGCCCGGAGGCCCAGTCGGCGATCCTTTCTCCTGCGGGACCTCGCCGCGCGGGCTTTTCCCGGCTCCCGTCGCTCATGCCTCTACCACCGTTCACACATCGTTCAGGAGAATCGCGTTCGCCCCGGCGCGCTTCCCGTCTCCCAGGCAGCCGAGGACCTCGGCGAAGAGGGTCGGAGAATCCGGCGCGACCGGGTGCGAGAACGGGTCTCGTCACCGCACTTCCGGGATCGGCGGACACCCGGCCCGCTCCCACCCGTATGACCGGGCGAGAAGCGTGGATGTGACACGCACGGAGGCTCATGTCACAAGATCCGGGCCTGCCCGGTCAGAAGGTTGAGCCGAGAAATGAGAAATGGCGTGTCATTCACCAGGACTCCGCTGCCGGCCACCGAAATCACCGTCCGGGCACAGGCGTGTACGTGCCGGCCCCGAACCATCGGGCCGGAGATACCGCTCAAGGCCTCCGGAACCGCGAGGAGAAATTCTGTGCGGCCGTGTGACACGGCCGTCCGTGAGGGAGAATGCCGTATGGATCGTGTCGCTGCGGTGCCGCTCGCGGAGTTGCTGGACGAGCGTCGGTATCTGCTGGACGTGGCCTGCTGGATGCTGGGCAGCGCCGGTGCGGCGGAGGGCGTGGTCGACGAGACGTACCGCCGGTGGTACGGGCTCCCGGACGCGACGCGTGGCCGTATCGAGGTGCCCCGGTCCTGGCTGGCGAAGACCGCGGGCGGTATCTGTCTCGGCCGGCTCACCGGTCCCGGCCCGGTGGACGACACCGCCGGCACCGCCGGAACGGCGGACCGCCACCAGAATGCCGAACGCCCCGCCGCCACGCTGGTCGTCGACCGGGCACGTCATGGCGTTCGCGTGCCACGCCCGCACCCCGTCTCGGCGTACCAGCACGATGTCCTCGCCCGAGCCGTCCGCGAGGCCTGTGCGGCGCAGGACGGCGAACGGCTCGCCTCGCTCCTCGCCCCGGACGCCACGGCGCTCTTCGACGGCGGCGGCAAGGTCCGGGCCCTGGCCGGCCCCGTACACGGCTGCCGGCAGGTCGCCGCCAGCCTGTTGACGCTCCTGGCCCTCCGGCCGCGCACCACGCTGACCGCCCACTCGGTCAACGGCCGCACCGGTCTCGTGGCCCGCTACGACCACCAGGTCGCCGCCGTCATCAGCCTCGCCGTCGCCGATCGGCGCATCACGCGGATCTCGATCGTCCTCAACCCCGACAAACTCCGCCTCTGGAACCACCCGCCGATCGTCCGCGGCGCACCGGAGCGTCCGTCGCCGCGGAGTGACGGCCGGCTCTGATCACCTGCCGTCCCGCCGGGTCTCAGGCCGACGCTCCGACGACCAGCACGACGCTGACCACGACCATCACCGCGGTGATGAGAGCCATCGCGGCCAGCGTTCCCCGGAGCCATCGCCCGAAGCGCACGTGGTGCTGCTTCTCCACCACGCTGATGCTGTCGGCGATGTGCTCGGTCACCATTCGAGCGACGTGTCTCTGCTCCTCGACGTACCACTCCTCGATATCGATCCTCTGCTGCCGGGTCAGGCCGGGCACACGTGCGGTGAAATCCGCCGCGCGTCGGTGGGCCGCTCCCAGGTGGGACTCCCGGTACAGGAAGTTCTCGATGTCGGTCAGGCCGCGTGCGGCCTCCTCACTCGCGTCCAAGGTGCCCTCCAGAGGGGTAGGCGCATCCCTGCCACCCGGCACCGGCCGAATGCTCCGGCCCGCGCGTGTGGCCCCGTCCCCCGTCGCTCACCCGGCTCCCCCGCCGGAGCGTCGCGGCTCGCCGCTCGCGAGGAACGCGTCCCGCGGATGCTGGACGGAGGCCAGGGAGACGAGATCGCGGCCGAACAGCGCGGCGGTGAGCCAGACGGCGAGCACGCGGACCTTCCGCTCCCAGGTGGGAACGGCCAGGACGTGATAGCCGCGGTGCATCAGCCAGGCGGGAAGACCCTTGATGACGATGCCCTTGTACTGGAAGACGCCCCGTCCAAGACCCAGTGTCGCCACCACTCCCAGGCTGCTGTGACGGTAGTCCCGGATCCTGCCTCCGTGCAGGTCGGCCGCGATGTTCTTCGCGAGGCGCCTGCCCTGCCGCACGGCGTGCTGGGCGTTCGGTACCGTGTGCGCCCCCGGTACCGGAGAGGCCAGGTCCGGAACGGCCGCGTCGTCTCCGGCCGCCCACACGTCCGGCACGGGCTCGTCGGCCGTACCCACGCGAAGGTCGGGGCGGACGATGACCAGACCCCGCTCGTCGACCGGCAGATCCGTGTGGTTGTGCACGACCGGGTTGGAGGCGTTGCCGGCGGTCCAGACGATCAGCGCCGAATCGAACTCCTCCCCGCTGGACAGCACGACGTGCCCGTCCTCGGCGGAGACCAGCTGGGTGTTCAGATGGACGTGCGCGCCCCGGCGTTCCAGATCGCGAACGACCCAGGCGCCGGGCTTGTCACCCACCTCGGGCAGGATGCGCCCCCGGGCCTCGACCAGGTGGAAGGAGAGGTCCTCGAAGCTCAGTTCCGGATACGACGCGAGCATCGCGGTCGCCAGCGACAGCAGCTCGCCGAAGCCCTCGACCCCGGAGAATCCGCCACCCACGAACGTGACGGTGAGCAGTTTCCGCCGCTCGGCCCCGGGCGGCGTCGACGCCGCCTGGTCGAACGCGGTCATCAGCCGGTCGCGAATCGCGACGGCCTCCTCGACGTGCTTCAGGCCGATCGCCTGCTGCGCCAGGCCCGGTATGGGGAAGGTGCGGGTCACGGCGCCGGCGGTGACCACGAGGGTGTCGTAGCGGAGTTCGTGGTCGTTTCCGTCGGCGGACCGCACGGTGACCGCCCGGTCCGCGTGGCTTATCCCGGTCACGCTCCCCGCGATCAGCCGGGTGCCGCGCAGATGCCTCCGCAAGGACACGGCGGCGTGCCGCGCCTCGACCGAGCCGGCCGTCACCTCCGGAAGGAACGGCTGGTACGTCATATAGGGACGCGGGTCGACGACCGTCACCCGAGCCTCGCCCGTACGCAGCGCCTTCTCGAGGCCCCACGCGGTGTAGAAGCCCGCGTAGCCGCCACCGACGATCACAATCTCGCGCATGATTCCCTCTGTCCGTTGTTCGACACCGGAATAGACCGGGTGGGGCCGGGTGGTGTGACAGACACGGCAGCGGAAACGAGGCAAGGGGTACGTCGTGGTCCGGGGCCCATGGGCCCCGTCGGACGCAAACCCTACATACTGTAGGGTTTGCGTCCTCATGAGTTCGTCATGAGCCTCTTACGTCTCGGGGGATCCCTGTGAAGGAACGTGACGCCGATCGGACGGCGCCGGGCGACGGCACCTTCGAGCGGGTCCTGGACCGGGCGCTGCACTCCCCCGAGATCATGGCAGCGATGGAGCACTCCGGCGCCGCGGACACGCGCGAGCGCCTGCGCGACGAGGCACTGAAGGCGCGCGCCGCCCTCTCCCGGACCGCCGCCGCCGAGTACGGCCGCTACCTCGGACTGCGGGCCCCCGCCGGGGGCCTCGCACACCCGGGCGGACATGACGGCCCCTCAGATGCCGTCGTGTGCACGGAGGAGAGCTCCGTCTCCGTGTCCGCGTTGCTTCTGCCCAGCCTCGGTGTCGTCGCGGCCGGCGTCTACGTGCTGAGCGGGTTCGACCTGCGCGCCCTGGACGTACGCCCGCATCTGAACGACGGCCTGATCATGGTGGTCGTGATCCTGGCCGCCGTGACGGCGGGGGCGGCGCTGGGTGATCTGGTCTGGTCGCTGGCGACCCGCCGCCGTCCTGCCCCGGAAGAGCGTGAGCCCGGCGGCGCCGAGCTGAGACAGGCCCATCTGGACTGGCAACTGGCCCTTCTGGAGCGGAGCTTGATCCCGTTCCTGCTCGGGCGCCTGGACGGGCCGGAGCCGGTTCAGCCCGCAGGGAAGGAACGGCCGAACCGGTCCGAGCGGTCCTTCACACCGGGCAGCGCGAAGAAGTAGCCGCCCCGGTCCCGCCGAGGCGGTAGCCCGGCGGCTCGCGACCCGCCCCCGGATTCACACCACTCCCTTACCCCGTGACACCGCGCGGACCAGGCACCCTTGCCGTACGAGGCCCGCCGGCAGCCGCTCGTCGAGATCTCCGGCGTCCGTCCTCACCGTGGACACAACTCACCTTTCCTTACAGGATGTAGGGTTTCCCCGCTCTGCGGTTCCCAGGAACCGCACAGGTTCACCGGCCCGTCCCCACGGCTTTCTTCCACCCCCTCTCCCCAAGGTGATGCTGCACCGTGTCTGCACAACAGCCTGCGCTCGTCCCCGAACAACGGAACTCGACGTCGCGGCGGACCGCTCCCGCCGAAGGGTCCGCCGGCGGCGCAGGGCCACGACTGCGGCTACGGGCCGCCGCGGCCACCGTCTGGTACCTGCGGCTGCTCGCGCTGCTCAACCTCGTGGCAGTCGTCTCGCTGCCGTTCCGCGAGGAGGTGCACGAGCACAACGCGGGTCAGTTCTTCACCCCGTACCTGGCCACCGCCGGGTTGATCTCGGCGGCCCTGGCACTGTTCCTGGCCCTGGTGATGAGGCGCCGCAAGCGGGCGGCGTGGATCTTCAACATGCTGCTGGCCGGGCCGCTCTTCGGGCTGTACGTGCTGGCCCTGACCCAGGCCCCGTACCGACGCCACGGTTTCAACTGGTTCTCGACCCTGTTCACCGGACTGTTCGTGCTCGCGCTGCTGCTGGGACGCTCGGAGTTCCGGGCCGTCGGGGACCGCTCGAACCCCCGGCTGGCACTCGCCGTCGGCGCCGGCGGCGTCCTCGTGAGCGGGACCCTCGGAATCCTGCTGGTGAGCGCCACCAACAAGGTGTCCGGGGCGCCGCTGAGCGACCGGATCGCCTACACCCTGCTGCGCGGAGTCAGCGTCGGCCCGCTCGCCGACCGCCTCGACTCCGTCGTCGCGCCCCGTTGGGTGGACGTCCTCATCAACGCCCTGATCGCCGCCACCTTCCTGCTCGTTCTCTACGCGTGCTTCCGCGCCCCCCGCGGCAGTGAACTCCTCGGCGAGGACGACGAGAAGCGACTGCGCGCGCTCCTGGCCAAACACGGCGAGCGGGATTCGCTGGGCTACTTCTCGCTGCGCCGCGACAAGGCCGTCATGTGGTCGCCGAGCGGCAAGGCGGCGATCGCCTACCGCGTGGTCGGTGGCGTGACCCTGGCCTCGGGCGACCCGATCGGTGACCCGGAGGCGTGGCCCGGCGCGATCGAGGAGTGGCTGCGCGAGGCGCGCCGGCACGCGTGGACACCGGCCGTGATGGGCGCCGGCGAGGAGGCCGGCACCATCTACGCCCGGCACGGCCTCGACGCGCTCGAACTCGGCGACGAAGCCATCGTGGAGCGGGCGGACTTCACCCTCGAAGGACGTGCGATGCGCGGAGTGCGCCAGGCGCACAACCGGATCCGCCGGGCCGGGTACACCGTCCGAATCCGCCGCCACGCCGACATTCCCGAGGCCGAGATGGCCACTCTGATCGACAAGGCGGACCACTGGCGGGACGGCGAGACCGAACGCGGCTTCTCCATGGCGCTGGGACGGCTCGGCGACCCGGACGACGGCCGCTGCGTCATGCTGGAGTGCCACGACAGCCGTGCCGAGCCGCGGGCGGTACTGAGCTTCGTGCCCTGGGGAGAGAAGGGGCTGTCGCTCGACCTGATGCGCCGTGACCGGAACTCCGAGAACGGGCTGATGGAGTTCATGGTCATCGAACTTCTGCTGCGCGCACAGGAGTTCGGGGTACAGCGGCTGTCGCTGAACTTCGCCATGTTCCGATCGGTCTTCGACCGGGGTTCCCGGCTCGGCGCCGGGCCCGTGCTCCGGCTCTGGTGCACCGTGCTGACCTTCCTCTCCCGCTGGTGGCAGCTCGAGTCGCTCTACCGGGCCAACGCCAAGTACCGGCCGGTGTGGGAGCCCCGCTACCTGCTGTTCGAGAAGAGCAGCGACCTGCCCCGCATCGGTATCGCCACGGCCCGCGCGGAAGGCTTCCTCAACCGGCCCGCGCTGCCGGCCCTCGGCCGTCGCGGACGCCCGCGGACACCGGAGGGAACGACCCGACCGCCCCACGGCGGTGCGCCGTCGAGCTCGACGGCGAGTTCGCCTTCAGGTTCGCCTTCCGGTTCATCGTCCGCCGGGTGACGCGATGTGCCCGGCCGGCACAGGACCGCCTCTCGGCTCCGGTGCCTGCCGGGCACCCGTCCCCCCGCCATTCCCCGGTCACCAGGCGTTCACGTCCCCCGGCGACGATGCGGCCGATCACCCGAG
This window encodes:
- a CDS encoding phosphatidylglycerol lysyltransferase domain-containing protein; the protein is MSAQQPALVPEQRNSTSRRTAPAEGSAGGAGPRLRLRAAAATVWYLRLLALLNLVAVVSLPFREEVHEHNAGQFFTPYLATAGLISAALALFLALVMRRRKRAAWIFNMLLAGPLFGLYVLALTQAPYRRHGFNWFSTLFTGLFVLALLLGRSEFRAVGDRSNPRLALAVGAGGVLVSGTLGILLVSATNKVSGAPLSDRIAYTLLRGVSVGPLADRLDSVVAPRWVDVLINALIAATFLLVLYACFRAPRGSELLGEDDEKRLRALLAKHGERDSLGYFSLRRDKAVMWSPSGKAAIAYRVVGGVTLASGDPIGDPEAWPGAIEEWLREARRHAWTPAVMGAGEEAGTIYARHGLDALELGDEAIVERADFTLEGRAMRGVRQAHNRIRRAGYTVRIRRHADIPEAEMATLIDKADHWRDGETERGFSMALGRLGDPDDGRCVMLECHDSRAEPRAVLSFVPWGEKGLSLDLMRRDRNSENGLMEFMVIELLLRAQEFGVQRLSLNFAMFRSVFDRGSRLGAGPVLRLWCTVLTFLSRWWQLESLYRANAKYRPVWEPRYLLFEKSSDLPRIGIATARAEGFLNRPALPALGRRGRPRTPEGTTRPPHGGAPSSSTASSPSGSPSGSSSAG
- a CDS encoding YceI family protein, which gives rise to MFHPKEATVFRPAPHEEPTGVYLIDPVRSAIGFSARRAMIADVRGHFTAFEGLLKLDGARPTRSEAYLSVQTGSVDTGSRERDAHVTGPEFLDAETFPLMSFRSTGVLDAGDDRLRLAGCLRIKDGELPVHLDLEFRAPSRDAYGRDRVGCEGTVTPRRSAPGPDGNPAPGPGGLLISDRVRLILDLSAVRTRPCQPL
- a CDS encoding cytochrome bc complex cytochrome b subunit, with translation MSDGSREKPARRGPAGERIADWASGRLGVHGRLRERARRAFPDHWSFLLGEICLYSFLVIVVTGVYLTLYFHPSMKEVTYQGSYAPLRGQTVSDAFDSTLHISFDVRGGLLIRQVHHWAALVFVAAMLVHMLRVFFTGAFRKPRELNWVFGFLLLVLGMFAGLTGYDLPDDLLSGTGLAVVNGTILSVPIVGTYLSMFLFGGEFPGDDLVARFNTLHVLIIPALMVGLVVAHVVLALRHRHTQYPGAGRDNRNVVGLPFKVRAVKSAGFFFLVAGGILLVAAFAQINPVWQYGPHRADQVSAGSQPDWYMGVADGLLRVMPGWEVDFWGHTLALDNLVPLLVGAGLFVAMGAYPFLEAWVTGDDRDQHVLDRPRNRPVRAGLGVAWISFYLVALVGAANDIIAVRLHVGVESVTWAVRIALFVVPPAAYAVARRWALGLQRADRDEVLHGRETGTIRRLPHGEFVEVHEPLSQERLHVLTQHEQYRPIGPGGTGDGEEPAAGSRPAQRLRARLSRRFYGEGAQITKPTAQEYKALTGDHRG
- a CDS encoding RNA polymerase subunit sigma, encoding MDRVAAVPLAELLDERRYLLDVACWMLGSAGAAEGVVDETYRRWYGLPDATRGRIEVPRSWLAKTAGGICLGRLTGPGPVDDTAGTAGTADRHQNAERPAATLVVDRARHGVRVPRPHPVSAYQHDVLARAVREACAAQDGERLASLLAPDATALFDGGGKVRALAGPVHGCRQVAASLLTLLALRPRTTLTAHSVNGRTGLVARYDHQVAAVISLAVADRRITRISIVLNPDKLRLWNHPPIVRGAPERPSPRSDGRL
- a CDS encoding NAD(P)/FAD-dependent oxidoreductase — encoded protein: MREIVIVGGGYAGFYTAWGLEKALRTGEARVTVVDPRPYMTYQPFLPEVTAGSVEARHAAVSLRRHLRGTRLIAGSVTGISHADRAVTVRSADGNDHELRYDTLVVTAGAVTRTFPIPGLAQQAIGLKHVEEAVAIRDRLMTAFDQAASTPPGAERRKLLTVTFVGGGFSGVEGFGELLSLATAMLASYPELSFEDLSFHLVEARGRILPEVGDKPGAWVVRDLERRGAHVHLNTQLVSAEDGHVVLSSGEEFDSALIVWTAGNASNPVVHNHTDLPVDERGLVIVRPDLRVGTADEPVPDVWAAGDDAAVPDLASPVPGAHTVPNAQHAVRQGRRLAKNIAADLHGGRIRDYRHSSLGVVATLGLGRGVFQYKGIVIKGLPAWLMHRGYHVLAVPTWERKVRVLAVWLTAALFGRDLVSLASVQHPRDAFLASGEPRRSGGGAG